The following are from one region of the Salvia splendens isolate huo1 chromosome 2, SspV2, whole genome shotgun sequence genome:
- the LOC121780609 gene encoding uncharacterized protein LOC121780609, with amino-acid sequence MDRYFKKLSSVDSSSVEPSLLQPQELSNEDKSKVDLENLPSDPGERPDIMSYPPNLIEQVRRAYLLKVATASVERAFSAMKIIKTSLRNSMGDQLLNDCLVPYIEKDVFVKVTNETIMQRFQKMKNRRQML; translated from the exons ATGGATCGTTATTTCAAGAAACTTTCTTCCGTtgattcttcatcagttgaaccttcacttcttcaacctcaagaattatcgaatgaagataaaagtaaggttgatttagagaatcttCCAAGTGATCCAGGAGAACGACCTGATATAATGAGTTATCCACCAAATTTAATAGAACAAGTTCGCAGAGCTTACTTACTTAAAG TTGCCACTGCATCAGTAGAAAGAGCCTTTTCAGCAATGAAGATCATCAAGACTTCTCTACGTAATAGCATGGGAGACCAACTATTGAATGATTGCTTAGTTCCTTACATCGAAAAGGATGTGTTTGTTAAAGTTACCAATGAAACTATTATGCAGCGgtttcagaagatgaagaatagaagacaaatgttatga